The Triticum dicoccoides isolate Atlit2015 ecotype Zavitan chromosome 6A, WEW_v2.0, whole genome shotgun sequence genome has a window encoding:
- the LOC119316610 gene encoding uncharacterized protein LOC119316610: protein MIAASARRVAAAAASSSPSGHVSQLASTLNHQRWIHDRNKKAMELVAKGWSAQQEVDRVIDFADRNDKRLIPLLRGAKENFELALEIDNMNTHARCWLAKMHFKYHVPGACKAIGAALLVEAANMGDPEAQYELGCRLRVENDHVQSDQQAFHYIEKAVDQLHPGALYLLGAVYITGDCVKRDIASAMWCFHRPSEKGHAGAAIAYGSLLLKGAEVPEVITRFNSGKSPSTGKVRKRTIQQDPVKLAKEQFQIAAESGSDLGLRWLKRLGDYEKQPEELKQIQQ, encoded by the exons ATGATCGCCGCATCGGCGCGGCgggtcgctgccgccgccgcttcgtCTTCCCCGTCCGGCCATGTCTCCCAGCTGGCCTCGACGCTGAATCACCAG AGATGGATTCACGACCGGAACAAGAAGGCAATGGAGTTGGTGGCCAAGGGTTGGAGCGCCCAACAGGAGGTCGATCGCGTCATCGACTTCGCCGACCGCAACGACAAGCGACTAATCCCACTTCTCAGG GGCGCAAAGGAGAACTTTGAGCTGGCTCTAGAGATCGACAATATGAATACTCACGCGAGATGTTGGCTGGCCAAGATGCATTTCAAGTACCATGTTCCCGGGGCGTGCAAGGCAAT TGGTGCTGCTTTGCTTGTTGAAGCTGCGAACATGGGTGATCCAGAGGCACAGTATGAACTTGGATGTCGGCTAAGAGTTGAG AATGATCATGTTCAGTCTGATCAACAGGCCTTTCATTATATAGAGAAAGCTGTTGACCAG TTGCATCCTGGTGCTTTGTATCTTCTTGGTGCTGTATATATAACTGGGGATTGCGTTAAGAGGGACATAGCTTCAGCTATGTGGTGTTTCCATAGACCTTCAGAAAAG GGACATGCTGGAGCTGCAATTGCATATGGTTCCCTTCTTCTGAAAG GTGCTGAAGTGCCTGAAGTCATTACCAGGTTCAACTCAGGCAAGAGTCCGTCAACTGGGAAGGTGCGAAAAAGGACCATACAGCAGGACCCAGTAAAGCTGGCAAAGGAGCAGTTCCAGATAGCAGCTGAGTCTGGATCTGACCTCGGTTTACGGTGGTTGAAGAGGCTTGGAGATTACGAAAAACAGCCCGAAGAGCTAAAGCAAATCCAGCAATGA